From one Magnetofaba australis IT-1 genomic stretch:
- the glp gene encoding gephyrin-like molybdotransferase Glp, with translation MITYEEARARVLQSVSPIDRTETVSLDDALGRVLAQSMVAPFNVPNHANSAMDGYGLRHADLSDAPTTTLTLAGEVAAGDFRAQPLEPGHAVRILTGAPIPPGCDCVVKQEDVTVAGQQITLPSNLALNNNIRPAGEDIACGQTYLEPGKALTPPDIGLLASMDQTEIPVFARLRVAVLSTGNEVTPAGQPLAPGRVYDSNRAALKAAITALGCECVDLGVAPDDLAAIEAALRDGAARADAVITSGGVSVGDYDLVKVALKNLGDIDYWKVRMKPGKPQAYGVIGPARFFGLPGNPVSAMAVYLLIVRPALLRMMGLAEQPENLLRLPLQGGWRKKHDRRDFLRARVHFQGAQSYVTTTGPQGSGVLSGMARANAFIALPESPVVIADGDLVDVLLIDYAPGV, from the coding sequence ATGATCACCTATGAAGAGGCGCGCGCGCGCGTCCTGCAGAGCGTTTCGCCTATTGATCGGACCGAGACCGTTTCCCTGGATGACGCTTTGGGGCGGGTGTTGGCGCAATCCATGGTCGCTCCATTTAACGTCCCTAACCACGCCAACTCCGCCATGGATGGCTACGGCCTGCGCCATGCCGACTTGAGCGACGCCCCCACCACCACGCTGACGCTGGCGGGGGAAGTCGCCGCCGGGGATTTCCGCGCACAGCCGCTGGAGCCCGGCCACGCGGTGCGCATTCTCACCGGTGCGCCCATTCCGCCGGGCTGCGACTGTGTGGTCAAACAGGAAGATGTCACCGTGGCGGGTCAACAGATCACCCTGCCCTCGAATCTGGCGCTGAACAACAATATCCGCCCGGCGGGAGAGGATATCGCTTGCGGGCAAACCTATCTGGAGCCTGGCAAGGCGCTCACGCCGCCGGATATCGGCCTGCTGGCCTCCATGGACCAAACAGAAATCCCAGTTTTCGCACGGTTGCGCGTGGCGGTGCTCTCCACCGGCAACGAAGTGACCCCAGCAGGGCAACCGCTGGCGCCCGGAAGAGTCTACGACAGCAATCGCGCTGCGCTCAAAGCCGCCATCACCGCTCTGGGTTGCGAGTGCGTCGACCTGGGCGTTGCGCCGGACGATCTGGCCGCCATTGAAGCCGCCCTACGCGATGGCGCCGCGCGCGCTGACGCGGTGATTACCAGCGGCGGCGTCTCGGTGGGCGACTACGATCTGGTCAAAGTGGCGCTGAAGAACCTCGGCGACATCGACTACTGGAAAGTGCGTATGAAGCCCGGCAAACCGCAGGCTTATGGCGTCATCGGTCCCGCGCGCTTTTTTGGTCTTCCCGGTAACCCGGTCTCAGCCATGGCCGTCTATCTGCTTATTGTGCGTCCAGCGCTGCTGAGGATGATGGGTCTTGCCGAACAGCCGGAGAATCTTTTGCGACTGCCGCTACAGGGCGGTTGGCGCAAAAAACATGACCGACGGGATTTCCTGCGCGCACGCGTTCACTTTCAAGGCGCGCAAAGTTACGTCACCACCACCGGACCGCAAGGCTCAGGGGTATTGAGCGGCATGGCGCGCGCCAACGCCTTTATCGCATTGCCGGAATCACCAGTGGTGATTGCGGATGGCGATTTGGTGGATGTGCTACTCATAGACTACGCGCCGGGAGTATGA
- the rlmKL gene encoding bifunctional 23S rRNA (guanine(2069)-N(7))-methyltransferase RlmK/23S rRNA (guanine(2445)-N(2))-methyltransferase RlmL produces MQKFFATTAKGLEAALASELKTLGLRDVRAARAGVSFTGELEAGLRACLWSRVASRVVMRLDNLPAATADALYESARAFPWEEHLAPEGTLAVDFLGTNDEIRNTQFGAVTIKDAIVDRLRDRNGVRPSVERQQPDLRVNARLRGETVLLGIDLSGDGLHRRGYRLEGAGAPLRETLAAAMLIYADWPARAAAGEPFIDPVCGSGTLVIEAALMAANCASGMDRDYFGFSGWLGRDDALWQSLMADAEARCEAGLDALKSAINGYDINPEAIRQARANARRAGVGSLVHFDEGDLFHWRPDTAEFKGGGLLTANPPYGERLGDSQLRDDLSAKLESLLHGPLRSWGAAVILPQEAGRGSFQLPGGAPQEAFNGAIPCDLWIRNTASAPAQAADAPLSEGATMLANRLKKNLKRLKPWLKREAPECYRVYDADMPEYAVAVDRYGEWVHVQEYQPPKDVDPQAAARRFDEALTAIGAALDAPPERIVVKLRKRQRGETQYTRQDDQGRFLVVEEHGARLRVNLTDYLDTGLFLDHRPLRRIIQQESMGKRFLNLFCYTGAITVHAALGGAYESLSVDMSGNYLDWARRNLDENRCDPKRHRIERADCLYWIPRSRERFDLIVLDPPTFSNSKKMVETLDIQRDHTMLISQTAALLNPGGTLFFSTNRKRFQPQWDADFGVSDGLTITEITAQTLDPDFNRQPPPHRCWRVEKGL; encoded by the coding sequence ATGCAAAAATTCTTCGCCACCACCGCCAAGGGTCTGGAAGCCGCGCTGGCCAGCGAGTTGAAAACCCTGGGCCTGCGCGATGTGCGCGCCGCCCGCGCCGGCGTCAGCTTTACCGGCGAGTTGGAAGCGGGCCTGCGCGCCTGTTTGTGGTCGCGGGTGGCCAGCCGCGTGGTGATGCGCCTGGACAATCTTCCCGCCGCCACCGCCGACGCTCTGTATGAATCGGCGCGCGCCTTCCCCTGGGAGGAGCATCTGGCCCCAGAGGGCACCCTGGCGGTGGACTTCCTTGGGACCAATGATGAGATCCGCAACACCCAGTTCGGCGCGGTGACCATCAAGGACGCTATCGTCGACCGCCTGCGCGATCGCAACGGCGTGCGCCCCTCGGTGGAGCGTCAACAACCGGACCTTCGCGTCAACGCGCGTCTGCGCGGCGAAACCGTGCTGCTGGGCATCGACCTCTCCGGCGACGGTCTGCATCGACGCGGCTACCGTCTGGAGGGCGCGGGCGCGCCGCTGCGCGAAACCCTGGCGGCGGCGATGCTTATCTACGCCGACTGGCCCGCTCGCGCTGCGGCGGGGGAGCCCTTCATCGACCCGGTGTGCGGCTCAGGAACATTGGTCATCGAGGCGGCGCTGATGGCCGCCAACTGCGCCTCGGGGATGGATCGCGACTACTTCGGCTTCAGCGGCTGGCTGGGCCGCGACGATGCCCTGTGGCAATCCCTCATGGCCGACGCCGAGGCGCGCTGTGAAGCGGGGCTGGATGCGCTCAAATCCGCCATCAACGGCTATGACATCAACCCTGAGGCCATCCGACAAGCGCGCGCCAACGCCCGTCGCGCCGGGGTGGGCTCGCTGGTGCATTTTGACGAAGGCGATCTGTTCCACTGGCGACCAGACACCGCCGAATTCAAAGGCGGCGGTCTGCTCACCGCCAACCCCCCCTATGGCGAGCGACTGGGCGACAGCCAGTTGCGCGACGATCTCTCCGCCAAATTGGAGTCCCTGCTGCACGGTCCGCTGCGCAGTTGGGGCGCGGCGGTGATTCTGCCCCAGGAGGCGGGACGCGGGTCGTTCCAACTTCCTGGCGGCGCGCCGCAGGAGGCGTTCAACGGCGCCATCCCGTGTGATCTGTGGATTCGCAACACCGCGAGCGCCCCCGCCCAAGCCGCCGATGCGCCGCTCTCCGAGGGCGCGACGATGCTGGCCAACCGGCTGAAGAAGAATCTCAAGCGTCTGAAACCGTGGCTCAAGCGCGAGGCGCCGGAGTGCTATCGCGTCTACGACGCCGACATGCCCGAGTATGCGGTGGCGGTGGATCGCTACGGCGAGTGGGTCCATGTGCAGGAGTATCAGCCGCCCAAAGATGTCGACCCGCAAGCGGCGGCGCGCCGCTTCGATGAGGCGTTGACGGCCATCGGCGCCGCCCTGGACGCGCCCCCGGAGCGCATCGTGGTGAAACTGCGCAAACGGCAGCGCGGCGAAACCCAATACACCCGGCAGGATGACCAGGGGCGTTTTCTGGTGGTGGAAGAGCACGGCGCGCGCCTGCGCGTCAATCTCACCGACTATCTGGACACCGGCCTGTTCCTGGATCACCGCCCCCTGCGGCGCATCATCCAGCAGGAGTCCATGGGCAAACGCTTTCTCAATCTTTTCTGCTATACCGGCGCCATCACCGTGCACGCCGCCCTGGGCGGCGCGTATGAATCCCTGAGCGTGGACATGTCTGGCAACTATCTGGACTGGGCGCGGCGCAATCTGGACGAGAACCGCTGCGACCCCAAACGCCACCGCATCGAACGCGCCGACTGCCTCTACTGGATCCCCCGCTCACGCGAACGCTTCGACCTCATCGTGCTCGACCCACCCACCTTCTCCAACTCCAAAAAGATGGTGGAAACGCTGGATATTCAACGGGATCACACCATGCTGATCAGCCAGACAGCGGCGCTGCTCAATCCTGGTGGAACGCTCTTTTTTTCCACCAATCGCAAACGCTTCCAGCCCCAATGGGATGCGGATTTCGGCGTCTCCGACGGATTGACGATTACTGAAATTACCGCGCAGACCCTGGACCCGGATTTCAACCGCCAACCGCCGCCGCATCGCTGCTGGCGTGTTGAAAAAGGGCTCTAA
- the moaC gene encoding cyclic pyranopterin monophosphate synthase MoaC, translated as MSDPLSHFDETGAATMVDVGAKAVTERIAIAGASVCMQPQTLQRILAHGVAKGDVMEVARIAGIMAAKKVDQLIPLCHQLNLTSVKIHFEPVVEASRLEITARVKTSGQTGVEMEALTAASVTALTVYDMVKAMDRAVRIEGIRLLEKCGGKSGHFVRSAQDEP; from the coding sequence ATGAGCGACCCGCTGAGCCATTTTGATGAAACCGGGGCCGCGACCATGGTGGACGTGGGCGCCAAAGCGGTTACTGAGCGTATCGCCATCGCCGGGGCCTCGGTGTGCATGCAGCCACAGACCTTGCAACGCATTCTGGCTCACGGTGTGGCGAAAGGCGATGTGATGGAGGTGGCGCGCATCGCCGGCATCATGGCGGCGAAAAAGGTTGATCAATTGATTCCGCTGTGTCATCAACTAAATCTCACATCTGTTAAAATTCATTTTGAACCCGTGGTCGAGGCCAGTCGGCTGGAGATCACCGCGCGGGTCAAGACCAGTGGTCAGACCGGCGTGGAGATGGAAGCCCTGACCGCAGCCAGCGTCACTGCATTGACCGTTTACGATATGGTTAAGGCTATGGACCGCGCGGTGCGCATCGAAGGCATACGATTACTGGAAAAATGCGGCGGCAAAAGCGGCCATTTTGTGCGCTCCGCACAAGATGAACCGTAA
- the moaA gene encoding GTP 3',8-cyclase MoaA, with translation MALIDPFGRAITYLRLSVTERCNLRCHYCRKPDDFNEREDDQVLSMAELTRLARLFVELGVERIRLTGGEPLLRQGIVEMVAELTALPGLQEVNLSTNALLLERLAEPLKLAGLGRINVSLDTLRQPTFTQICGAGDPARVVAGIDAAIDVGLAPVKCNMVVMGGVNDDEIGDILNFARQRGVTLRFIETMPIGEAGAQSMSRYIPAQEILSRVSTLLGADLIPATEHRGPGPARYFHIAGSHATVGVISAVSQHFCDSCNRVRLTSEGQLALCLGDVGRVDLRAPLRSGAQDESMKQHILQALAQKPLKHPFDQGGSSGNDMVALGG, from the coding sequence ATGGCGCTAATCGATCCTTTTGGTCGGGCTATTACTTATCTGCGACTATCCGTCACGGAGCGCTGCAACCTGCGCTGTCACTACTGCCGCAAACCCGATGATTTCAATGAACGCGAGGATGATCAGGTCTTGAGCATGGCGGAACTGACGCGCTTAGCCCGCCTGTTTGTGGAGCTGGGAGTAGAACGCATCCGTTTGACTGGCGGCGAGCCACTGCTGCGCCAGGGCATCGTCGAAATGGTGGCTGAGCTCACTGCGTTACCAGGACTTCAAGAGGTCAACCTCTCCACCAATGCGCTGCTGCTCGAGCGACTGGCTGAACCGCTCAAACTGGCGGGACTGGGGCGCATCAATGTCTCACTCGACACTCTAAGACAACCAACCTTCACGCAAATCTGTGGCGCAGGGGATCCGGCTCGCGTCGTTGCCGGAATTGACGCCGCCATCGACGTCGGATTGGCCCCGGTGAAATGCAATATGGTGGTGATGGGTGGGGTCAATGACGATGAGATTGGCGACATTCTGAATTTTGCCCGTCAACGCGGCGTGACATTGCGATTTATTGAGACCATGCCCATTGGCGAGGCCGGTGCGCAAAGCATGTCTCGCTACATTCCGGCGCAGGAGATTCTCTCTCGCGTCTCCACTCTACTCGGCGCAGATCTGATCCCGGCGACAGAGCACCGTGGTCCAGGACCGGCGCGTTATTTCCACATTGCAGGCAGTCACGCCACAGTGGGCGTCATCTCGGCGGTCTCGCAACACTTCTGTGATAGCTGCAACCGAGTGCGCTTGACGTCGGAAGGTCAGTTGGCTCTCTGCCTGGGCGATGTCGGCCGGGTGGATCTGCGCGCCCCTCTGCGCAGCGGCGCACAGGACGAGTCAATGAAACAACACATTCTTCAGGCGCTGGCGCAAAAACCTTTGAAACACCCTTTTGATCAAGGCGGCTCATCAGGGAATGACATGGTCGCCCTTGGGGGTTGA
- a CDS encoding exopolyphosphatase, with product MADNKKFRLVTRSDFDGLVCAVLLRELDMIDEIKFVHPKDMQDGKIEITGQDITTNLPYVEGVHLAFDHHASEMMRRGEKKPENHIIDPHAPSAARVVYKYFGGAEAFPRVSYDMMTAVDKGDSAMFTEEEVLRPTGWDLLNFLMDARTGLGRFRDFKISNYQLMMHLIEYCRDRTIEDILEVEDVKERVELYFEQEEKFKEQIRRCSTIYGNLVVLDLRNEEVIYAGNRFMIYAMYPETNISIHVIWGFQRQNTVFAIGKSIINRTSNTNVGELCLKYGGGGHRNAGTCQIETDKAEETLKEIVGKINADG from the coding sequence GTGGCTGACAACAAGAAATTCCGCCTGGTCACCCGCAGTGACTTTGACGGACTGGTGTGCGCGGTGCTCCTGCGTGAACTGGACATGATTGATGAGATCAAGTTCGTCCACCCTAAGGATATGCAGGACGGCAAGATCGAAATCACGGGTCAGGACATCACCACCAACCTTCCCTACGTGGAAGGCGTGCACCTGGCTTTTGACCACCATGCCAGTGAAATGATGCGTCGGGGCGAAAAGAAGCCCGAGAATCACATCATCGACCCCCACGCCCCCTCCGCGGCCCGCGTGGTGTACAAGTACTTCGGCGGCGCCGAAGCCTTCCCCCGCGTCTCCTATGACATGATGACCGCGGTGGACAAGGGCGACTCGGCCATGTTCACCGAGGAGGAGGTGCTGCGCCCCACCGGTTGGGATCTGCTCAACTTCCTGATGGACGCCCGCACCGGCCTGGGCCGCTTCCGCGACTTCAAAATCTCCAACTACCAACTGATGATGCATCTGATCGAGTACTGCCGCGATCGCACCATCGAAGACATCCTGGAAGTGGAAGACGTCAAAGAGCGCGTGGAGCTCTACTTCGAGCAGGAAGAGAAGTTCAAAGAGCAGATCCGTCGCTGCTCCACCATCTACGGCAATCTGGTGGTGCTGGACCTGCGCAACGAAGAGGTCATCTATGCGGGCAACCGCTTCATGATCTACGCCATGTATCCGGAGACCAACATCTCCATTCACGTGATCTGGGGCTTCCAGCGTCAGAACACCGTGTTCGCCATCGGCAAATCGATCATCAACCGCACCTCCAACACCAATGTTGGCGAGCTGTGCTTGAAGTATGGCGGCGGCGGTCACCGCAACGCCGGCACCTGTCAGATCGAAACCGACAAGGCTGAAGAGACCCTCAAAGAGATTGTGGGCAAGATCAACGCCGACGGCTAA
- a CDS encoding LexA family protein: protein MTLSNRIRTAREYAGFTQKELADRVNISQTAVHKLECGRSRSSRRTVAIALACGVDPIWLETGEGSMVNGPVGAFGHASDSEATYYAHGQRHYFQAPIISWDDAAQWAANTEESGKERIDHDGWAPVAQGVSGNAFALRVIGESMEPEFSDKDIIIVDPSAEVAPGQRNYVVAIVPDHSGAPMTLDANVRPTFKEYVMDGGMKFLKPLNPRYPMVQVQDEIILLGVVVSKYKEYR from the coding sequence ATGACTCTAAGTAATCGTATCCGCACAGCGCGCGAATATGCCGGCTTTACGCAAAAAGAGTTGGCCGATCGCGTCAATATCAGCCAGACCGCCGTACACAAACTCGAATGCGGTCGCTCACGCTCCTCTCGACGTACTGTTGCAATCGCCCTGGCCTGCGGTGTAGATCCCATCTGGCTGGAGACGGGAGAAGGCAGTATGGTCAACGGGCCGGTGGGCGCGTTCGGCCACGCTTCCGATTCCGAAGCCACTTACTACGCACACGGTCAGAGACACTACTTCCAAGCGCCCATCATCTCCTGGGATGACGCCGCTCAGTGGGCCGCCAACACTGAAGAGAGTGGAAAAGAGCGCATCGATCACGACGGCTGGGCCCCGGTGGCGCAAGGCGTCTCCGGTAACGCATTCGCTTTGCGCGTGATTGGCGAATCCATGGAGCCTGAGTTCTCTGACAAGGATATCATCATTGTCGATCCTTCAGCCGAGGTCGCTCCAGGTCAACGCAACTATGTAGTCGCCATTGTGCCGGACCACAGCGGCGCGCCGATGACCTTGGACGCCAACGTACGCCCGACCTTCAAAGAGTATGTGATGGACGGCGGCATGAAATTCCTGAAGCCGCTTAACCCCCGCTACCCTATGGTCCAAGTGCAAGATGAGATCATTCTCCTTGGCGTGGTGGTGAGCAAATACAAAGAGTATCGCTAG
- a CDS encoding DUF2312 domain-containing protein produces MIEEDHLRQFIDRIERLEEEKAGIMSAVKDIYQEAKSVGFDPKIMRQIIRLRKMDPNEIDEQEILLHTYKKALGME; encoded by the coding sequence ATGATCGAAGAGGACCATCTGCGCCAGTTCATCGACCGCATCGAGCGCCTGGAAGAGGAGAAGGCGGGCATCATGTCCGCCGTCAAGGATATCTACCAGGAGGCCAAGAGCGTCGGTTTCGACCCCAAGATCATGCGTCAGATCATCCGACTGCGCAAAATGGATCCCAACGAAATCGACGAGCAGGAGATCCTGCTGCACACCTACAAAAAAGCGTTGGGCATGGAGTAA
- a CDS encoding molybdenum cofactor biosynthesis protein MoaE, protein MVRIQTEDFSVDEETRALLAHNPRIGGIVTFLGTVRDFSSGEDVQAIELEHYPGMTELELERIEQAALARFSIDAITVVHRVGRLTVSENIVLVIAASMHRAAAFEACRYVIDHLKVRATFWKKEFTAQGERWVDSCPGCEAAASQWDDLKAGHTHADASDKAHDHSHHHHHAHDAAAHRDHDHAISWAGLNVGVLTLSDSRTLAQDASGDALEGMLLNYGAQSIKRALLADEQAAIEAHLRQWADVERLDVILTTGGTGPGPRDCTPEATRTVTNRELPGFAELIRSAGLEQTRTAVFTRGVSAFRQNCLIINLPGSRRGSAHSLQAVADLVPHALRMALGGGHG, encoded by the coding sequence ATGGTGCGAATACAGACAGAAGACTTCTCAGTGGACGAGGAGACGCGGGCGCTATTGGCGCACAACCCCCGCATTGGCGGCATCGTGACCTTTCTGGGCACGGTGCGGGACTTCTCCAGCGGCGAGGATGTGCAAGCCATCGAGCTGGAACACTACCCCGGCATGACCGAGCTGGAGCTGGAGCGTATCGAACAAGCCGCTCTGGCGCGCTTTTCCATCGACGCCATCACCGTGGTTCATCGTGTGGGGCGGCTGACGGTCAGCGAAAATATTGTCCTGGTCATCGCCGCGAGCATGCATCGCGCTGCGGCGTTTGAGGCCTGCCGCTACGTCATCGATCACCTGAAGGTGCGCGCCACCTTCTGGAAAAAGGAGTTCACCGCCCAGGGCGAGCGCTGGGTGGACTCCTGCCCCGGCTGCGAAGCCGCCGCCAGCCAGTGGGACGACCTGAAAGCGGGCCACACCCATGCCGACGCCTCAGACAAAGCTCACGACCATTCCCATCACCACCATCACGCCCACGACGCCGCCGCCCATCGCGACCACGACCACGCCATCTCCTGGGCTGGCCTGAACGTCGGGGTTCTGACTCTCTCCGATAGCCGCACATTGGCCCAGGACGCCAGCGGCGACGCACTGGAGGGGATGCTATTGAACTACGGCGCGCAGAGCATCAAACGCGCGCTGCTGGCCGATGAGCAAGCCGCCATTGAGGCGCATCTGCGTCAATGGGCCGATGTGGAGCGCCTGGACGTGATCCTCACCACCGGCGGCACCGGTCCCGGACCACGCGACTGCACCCCGGAGGCGACCCGTACGGTGACCAATCGCGAGCTACCTGGATTTGCTGAACTGATCCGCAGCGCCGGACTGGAGCAGACCCGCACCGCCGTGTTTACCCGAGGGGTGAGCGCTTTCCGGCAAAACTGTTTGATCATCAACCTCCCCGGCTCTCGTCGCGGCAGCGCACATTCGCTGCAAGCGGTGGCCGATCTGGTTCCCCACGCCCTGCGCATGGCGCTGGGCGGCGGTCACGGTTAA
- the cysC gene encoding adenylyl-sulfate kinase → MSEQNKSPNAVWQEVSVTRANREKLHGHRSLLVWFTGLSGSGKSTLVHATEQALHARGRRTYALDGDNVRHGLCADLGFSDNDRTENIRRIGEVANLFVDSGAIVLAAFISPFRADRQKARNLVDPGDFIEVFCDCSLEICEQRDVKGLYKKARRGEIKDFTGISSPYEAPIDPEVSLNTGELSVAECVERIMAVVEARTQLTGD, encoded by the coding sequence ATGAGTGAGCAGAACAAGAGCCCCAATGCGGTATGGCAGGAGGTGAGCGTTACGCGCGCCAACCGCGAAAAGCTGCATGGGCATCGCAGCCTGCTGGTGTGGTTTACCGGCCTGTCGGGCTCGGGCAAATCCACCCTGGTGCACGCCACCGAACAGGCGCTGCACGCCCGCGGGCGACGCACCTACGCCCTGGATGGCGACAATGTGCGCCACGGCTTGTGCGCCGACCTGGGTTTCTCCGACAACGACCGCACCGAGAATATTCGCCGTATCGGTGAAGTGGCCAATCTGTTTGTGGACTCCGGGGCCATTGTGCTGGCGGCGTTCATCTCGCCGTTTCGCGCCGACCGCCAAAAGGCGCGCAATCTGGTGGACCCAGGCGACTTCATCGAGGTGTTCTGCGACTGCTCGCTGGAGATCTGCGAACAGCGCGATGTGAAGGGGCTTTACAAAAAGGCGCGTCGCGGCGAGATCAAGGATTTCACCGGCATCTCTTCGCCTTATGAGGCCCCCATCGACCCGGAAGTGAGCCTCAATACCGGCGAGTTGAGCGTGGCCGAATGCGTGGAGCGCATCATGGCCGTGGTGGAGGCGCGCACGCAACTGACCGGCGATTAA
- a CDS encoding DUF423 domain-containing protein — translation MDRIKLLFGPRHLSALGALCAGVAVGLGAWVHHGLREALVAAGRWESALSAVQYQLLHGIAAALLGLILARGGGSGAQLTGGWALLLGALLFSSTIFIKTLAPALAWVGVATPWGGTLIMLGWALVAWGAFKSP, via the coding sequence ATGGATCGAATCAAGCTGCTGTTCGGGCCACGCCATTTGTCTGCTTTAGGGGCGCTTTGCGCAGGCGTGGCGGTGGGGCTGGGAGCCTGGGTTCATCATGGATTGCGCGAAGCGTTGGTCGCCGCCGGGCGCTGGGAGTCGGCGCTGTCGGCGGTGCAGTATCAACTGCTGCACGGCATCGCCGCCGCGCTGTTGGGGCTGATTTTGGCGCGAGGAGGGGGCTCTGGCGCACAGTTGACCGGCGGCTGGGCGCTGCTGCTGGGGGCGCTGCTCTTCTCCAGCACGATTTTTATCAAAACCCTGGCCCCGGCGCTGGCCTGGGTGGGCGTCGCCACCCCCTGGGGCGGAACCCTGATTATGCTGGGGTGGGCGCTCGTGGCGTGGGGCGCGTTCAAATCGCCTTGA
- a CDS encoding desulfoferrodoxin family protein, whose amino-acid sequence MISRRALIQAAAVTGVGVVASAAPARAMQPVDAKMAGGVYYTAAYPGRWSGKAASHAPRITVTPQADGAKAVEIVTEHKMHGYKHYIVKHVLLDANYGFLDETVFNPESDEAKSTHTLPPGYTGPVYALSMCNLHDVWLSAAQA is encoded by the coding sequence ATGATTTCTCGCAGAGCATTGATCCAGGCCGCCGCCGTCACCGGCGTGGGCGTGGTCGCCAGCGCCGCCCCGGCGCGCGCCATGCAGCCTGTGGACGCCAAAATGGCCGGCGGCGTCTACTACACCGCAGCCTACCCGGGACGCTGGAGCGGCAAAGCCGCCAGCCACGCGCCGCGCATCACGGTGACGCCCCAGGCAGATGGCGCCAAGGCAGTGGAGATCGTCACCGAGCATAAAATGCACGGCTACAAACACTATATCGTCAAGCATGTGCTGCTGGACGCCAACTACGGCTTTCTGGATGAAACCGTGTTCAACCCGGAGTCCGACGAAGCCAAATCGACCCACACCCTGCCGCCGGGTTATACGGGTCCGGTCTACGCCTTAAGCATGTGCAATCTGCACGACGTGTGGCTGTCTGCGGCGCAGGCGTAG